Part of the Mya arenaria isolate MELC-2E11 chromosome 8, ASM2691426v1 genome, CNNNNNNNNNNNNNNNNNNNNNNNNNNNNNNNNNNNNNNNNNNNNNNNNNNNNNNNNNNNNNNNNNNNNNNNNNNNNNNNNNNNNNNNNNNNNNNNNNNNNTTGACCTCATTTCCAACTTTTTTCACAAGGTCAAACAGTCCAAAGTCTTTTATAATGCTAATGTTTTTAAGTTCTATACTAGAATTCAGTGAATCAGATGTGATGCCTGTCGAGAGCTCATATTTTTCTAGTCAAgctcacaatgaccttgacctcaccatgaccttgaccttgaaatcaTAGAGTTATATACTGATATGACCAAAAGGCATACAAATTTTGAAAGACTAtgattacaaaaagaaagactAGACtaaatccttcataagaaaTTGACCTAAAACAAAACTGACtgtgttctttttgtttgtttattgttaggGTTGGCATGACCTATTGACTCCATAACCAATTTCTCTAGTTctttcagaattttttttatactggTGCCTATAAgaaatagatttaaaatttattcattATCAGTTACAACTCTCTTCACAATCAAGCTCAGAAAGTATGATATAAACTATGACATACACTTTCATGACCTCCTCAATAGCGTCCTTGGCCACACGCATGCCGGCAAAATGGTTGAAATGTTTCCTCACTGTTGTCGTTGGTATCAGGTAGCGAGACTTCTGACGAGGTTTTCGCACAACCTTCTTCTTTGGGCTACAAGATATTTACAATGGTTAGATTGAAGAGTTGATGAATCCATTATGAAAACCGGAGAATCAGAAAAGTATTGACATCTtccattaaaaacataaaactgcCCCACAGTGGCAGAATAAAAGAATCTCAATGTTTTACTgcttaatcaacatttttatttcagtcaataaaatttaagggtCGGAGAAAAAAGAGcagggatgaaaatctagcaattaatttatagggACCTACAATGAGGACATTTAATATGAATGAGTAAGATCAAttatataacatcaaatatgACCTCAAtacaatttatattgaaaagCCCCAACAACATAGGATAagattatgaaaaaaagaaaatgctaATTGGTGCTGACTGTTATACATGAACTTGGTTTTAAAAGATtacaagatacatgtatgatataggCGCTGGACATATTGAAATCAAAGGTTGTACTAGCCTTTTTACTGTTATTTCAGCTGCAGTGGAggttatgtttgtattttcgcCTTCTGCCTGTAAAATTGAAGGGTTACTTATCAAAGACAAgcaacaaacatttaaacataaatcgaacacttaattatgatctaaaaataaacattattttctaaaaatgaacATAGACAAAACATACCTCTTGGTGGAAGACCACTGTATGATGCAACATTCAATATGTCAAGGGTGTGgcctttgttgttttaaacaaaaagattTCCCAAAATGAGTATGTAAGAAACTTTTGACTCAGGGATGTGActagttttgaccccaggggcataatttgaacaagaCCACTAGACAATTAACACACCAACTATCTAAGCTACAGGCCTCATGGTTTTGTCAAgatttttccttttggttgccatggcaattaAGAGTTCTAAATGGAATTTATGgaatttatacaattttgaaaaggcACTATCCAAGGaacatcccatgaagtttcATCTAAATTTGCCTGGCAGTTTAGGAGGGGATGTCTTTTGAAGTAATTGTTGACAGACAGATGACAGGCGAACAGAGATGGAGGTGGGCGATGGGAAAGCTTATCCTGAGCATTGAGGTGAGCAATATGTGTTCAGGTTACaagctaaaaataaacaaatttaaccATGCAATTTTATCACCAAAACAGCACTTACTGATAGGAGTGCCAGGTTCTAGTAAGTTGAGGGATTttcttaatcaaacaaaattgcTCACCTGCTGTACAAAGTCGGTGATTCTACTCTGTCTAGATGTTGATGGCTGGGGAGAGAGGCGGGAGAGAGCCCCGATGTTCTGGGTAGAGGCTATTGGGGGGGAAAACAGCATTGTCTGATGGGGAAGAGCGTCCACCTCAGCTGTAAAACCAATATGAACATATAATTTCTTATAACTGCAGTGTTGGGAATCATTACATCTATTGAAACTGATCAATGATCAATCAACGATCTGCATATTGGCTGCATTCTTTTATTACCAAATATATGTCTTATATATGCATAATCTGACTTGTATTATACATCTACAATGTCTGTTATACTGTTTCCATTCATCTAGCGCGGGAAATATTTAAAAGGaagtatttattttgcataagCCTGACTGCGGCCTGGATTTAAACCCAAAATAGTTCAACAActgcttttaaatatattttcagttatttCCAACAAAAGGGTGAAATTGACTAAAtcaatcaattttcaattataattgatcattaaTATAACACTAGTTTCACCTTTTTTACCTTCAACCATAAGTCAAAATGGTTTAGGAACACATGTACAACCTTGATGACTTTGTCTGTATCacaataatacatgtaccaagtttcatgcaaatatctttTAAGCTGTTGTATTATAGTtgcagttaaaaaaaatacagtcgTATCATTGCCACCAAGCTGTGACAATACCATTACCAGGTTCTCCTATCTTTTACACacatattatttcaattcatcATATCATACCCGATCCTTGTCTTTTCCCTGCTATAACTGGAGAAGCCTGCGACAGCCCCATACGTCTAGTGCTACTGCCTAGGACAGATTTCTCTGATTTAGGTGTGCCTTTGTTTGACCCTGGTGTCCGTGGAGATGACCTTTGCATCGACCTTGATGTTGACCTCAGAGAAGCACTTGGTGACCCTTGAAGCCTTGGCGATGACCTTAGAAGTACTGGAGTTGACCTTTGACTTTGTAAGGTCCCTGATCTCGTCTGGGATTCCGACTGTGGCAGGTCAATGACCTTAGTGGGGTTCTACCTCCCTGGCTTCGAATCCTAGGTGACTGCTGTGACTGTTGTGACCTTGAGGACATCATTGAACCACCTGAGACTGACCCTGACCTTGACCTGTCATAAAAGAATTACAAATGCATTtacataatgattttttttattatacatgtaatactgTAGTTCTTAAGAATGCATAAACATGAGAATACTGTCTTATTGCTGcttaaatttatgatatgatAAGCTTCAGGTTGCAAGTAAAATTTATCCAGAATGAAAGACCAGGAGGTAAATCttattacatttaaagttttagATGGTACAACCACATGGAAACCGATAATCTAGGGATTATGCTTTAATTCATTATCAGCGACTTCAGTTGTAAATGATAGATTTTTGTCAGTACTTAACCATCAAATTATACATACCCATCAGACACTCTTGACATTCTGGCTGACCTCTGTGACCTGTGGGAGGAGCTTGCAGGGCTGGCCCCTCGAGGGGAGACGACGGGGGAGGGTGTGACCGCCTTCAGGGGGCTGTTCCCATCCCCCCGCTCGCTGCAGGACTCCCAGTCCTCTTGAACCCGAGGGGTGGAGGCAATACTGGGGCTCCGACGACCAGATAACAAGCTCCGCGGTGACTGGTACATATCATCTGAGAATGACAGGTTTAggaatatttatacattttggtCACACGGTCATTTTCccaaaatttgttattttatttaaaaaatatatcattgaactATAGTGCTGCTTAAACTTGTGCCCAAAAAAATCCCGTGATGGAACTTAATTTATAAGCACAGTCATAATTGGTTTACTATTACCAATTAAACACTGCAAAAAGTTAACTCAATTATATGTAGGTTGTACAAAATAGTTTCCTGTTCCTACATCAGAGTCTTTTCCAGCCATTTCTTTAAAGGCTTTGTTCCTAATATCAAAAAGTTTTTACcctaaattttgaataaaaattctcaataaatatTCAGAAGTCCTCCAAAATAAGACTTTTGAATGCGCGAGCCCGATTTCTTACATTAGTGCTTGGAATCAACTATGTTCAACAAGCGcagttatataaaatacaaaatttaagcaagcccggaagacattttgcAGGCTTAATTTAAACCACTGCAAATGAAGAagttctttttgaaaaaaaagtagtttattgtttttgaaattgtgaagtatttgaaaatattctccttttacataattatataaacattcacGATGTGCTAATTGCATGAAACAAGTACatctgaaacagttgtctcaaatcttgtaagaaatactgcagatcacatgAGTATCTATGAATTTCTAGTGCAGTTaagattttaaagttaacaatgatgatgttaacaacattgttaactttgacAAAGGTCTGAACAACTGGTCCAATATTTACCTGTGAGAGTAGCATGGCCCATATTTTCAGCATGAAACCTGTCCCTGCTAGAAGTCTGTGGACCCCCATCAAATGACCTGGATGATGTATGAGGATTTCTAGAAGAAGAGAAACTTTCACCACTGCTGtgccttgaccttgaacttatATTCAGGTCCCTTGATGAACGATTTCCTACACTTCTGGAAGCTGATCTTGACTGATTCTCTTGGTTCTGATGTTCATAACTGGAGTTCAACCTCTGCATATCAAATGGGGATCCTTTCCCATGCAAGTGACCATCACTTAATCGCAAGTCTTTTTCACTCCTGCTTGGAGAACCAAACCTACTTTTGTGGCCCTCACTGTATCTACCCATTCTCTCCTGGTCTCGAGCCTTCATGGACCTTTCCAGGTCCACGCTTATACTCAGGTGCCTGGTCATAGTATCAACCTCAGGACTCACTGCTGAGAATGAACTCTGCCTTCTCCTACTAATATCCGACCTACTGGCAGCAAGATCATCTCTCGACCTTGACAATGACCTATAGGATCTGCTCGTACTCTCatctttattcaaatacatcCCAGTTTCCGCATCAGTCATTTCCATATTTGACACCGATCTATGGGATCTGCTTGCACTCTCATCTCTGCCCACGTACATCCTACTTTCCGCATCAGTCATTTCCATATTTGACAGCGACCTACGGGATCTGTTCCCTCCATCATCTCTGTCCACATACATCCCACTTTCCGCATCAGCCATTTCCATATTTGACAGCGACCTACAGGATCTGCTTGCACTCTCATCTCTTCCAACATAAGTCCCATTTTCAACTTCGGCCATTCCAATGTTAGACATGTCACTGCGACTACTAGCTGAAACATGGCTCATGTTTCGATAATCCTCCTCCATGCTGCTCTCACTAACTTTCATTGACAGCATGTACATTCCTCCTTCCGGTAAAATCTTTAAGCCATCACCTCTATGTTCTCTGAGGCTTTCTGATTCATCATGGCCTGATTTCTCCCTGTATTGGCCTGAAGGTTCACTCTGATCATCATCCATCTCCTCATCTTGGTACTGTTCCAGACCATCATCTCTGTCATACATTTCCTGACGAACATAATGATCACTTTCCCTATTCTCCAGTCTGCTTGTATACTCAGTcctttcatcatcatcatctacatCATCATTATCGTTTCTATACGCCATCTGATCATCATACTGATTCCCTTCTTCAAACATCTCTTGCCTGCTGCGGTCAAATCCTTCCTCCCCTCCCTGATGACCATCATACTGGTCAAGCTGGTCACTGTGCTGGTCAGCCAAGGAGATTCCTGAATGGTGGTCACTCCTATTGCCCCTCGACTGGCGGTCAGCCTGCTGTGACCTCTGTAACCTCAGATGTTCAAGCATGCTCTCTGGTACCGTCAAGTTGAAGCTGCCTTAAACCATAGCgatacatttatacatgcatcctagttaaaatatttctcaaGTACTAGCATCTACTCTGTAAGTATATCTGAAGAAATGCCAttcatcattaggatgcaaagatgtgttagcgCATTTTTGATATTAACCCTAAACCAAAGAGCAGCCCCACCCCCTATTTACCTATCCATTTACTCTAGCCTGTCTGATTGTGTATGGGCCTGGAAGTGTTGTATCACTTCTTCATTTCCCAAACCATACAATGACTGCTTATAACCAAACAGCGCCACCCCAACCCCACCCCCTTATTTACCTCTCCTCCTACTGCTGTCTGTCTGACTGTGTACAGTAAGGGAGTCTGCTATTACTTCTTGAATCTCCCTAGCCTGACAATGACCCCATAGACAGTCTCAAACTCAAAACCAAAGAGCACCCCCACCCCCTATTTATATATCGTTTTACTCTGGGCTGTCTGATTGTATATGGCCTGGGAGTCTGGTAACGTTTCTTCATTTCCTAAGCCAAAAAATGAccctttaaaatcaaaatgtaaaaaaacaacccCTTATTTACCTCTCCTCCTACTGCAGGCTGTCTGACTGTGTATGGCCTGAGAGTCTGGTATCACCTCCTCATCTTCTGAATCCGAGGTTGACCGGAACGGGCTGCAACAATATGCCACAGGGTTACTCAGCTGTATAACAATTTTGGTGACATACCTtataaataccataatgtatggATAGATACGAAAACAGTATTCCCTTAATTCTTGATTTGCTTTATGTCAAGTCTGAAATAAACTTGGTTgatatcaaaactattttaGCTTTTACAGATGGCTGAGCCGATAAGTTGCTGAAATACTCTGCCTGAGCTTTCAAAGTATCTCACCTCGGTACGGTGTAGTCATTAGGGTTGGTGGCTGGAATCACCAGGGAAGAATTCTGCTCTTGGGCGGTGATGTTGAATTTTCCTGCAACATTAGAAAACGAGACTTTGTGAATTTCAGTATCCTTCATCTTTATGCAATCCAGATCAGAAGATCTGACCAAAAAGCATAAATGCAGAAGCTGGTAAAGGAGGCTGCCAGTTATGCATCATGCCTGCATCAAATGTTTTAGCCAGATCGCAAAAAAACTTTATAGATTGAgatcaaagtacatgtattaagaTCATAGAACTAAACACCAAGCTAGCTTTCCTTCCTTATGTAAACCAATAAGAGTGAGTAAAACAAGCAGATGCcaacatacatttttaacaattgccAACAGAAATATCTTTAATACTATTACAGCCGGACCGAATGTGcctttaaaccaaaaaaaaatgcatgccCTAGTAAAGGAACGCAATCAGTAAAAGAGCATATGTATAAACAGAAGCAGAGATCGAGTTCTTGCATCAAGATATATGCCAATAATGCCTATATATTGCATTAAGAATACCATATATAGCTGGCCTCACTCTAAGCATATTTTCATTGACAATATCAGGGATGCCAACGCAAATTTGTAAAACAAGAGGAAATTAGTATTACCGATAAGTAGGAATATCCCCATCACACAACATACAGAAAATAAACAGagcaattttaattttaaagtttgttgcCAAAAAAGAAGATCAGCTGAAAAGAGGAAAATTGGCATCCCTGCTGAATTTGTGTAATCAGTCTCatgtaattcattttaaaatatttgatcaaagaCCGTTTTTGAGAAGCGGACACAGGTCGACATTTATGTCAAACTCGAATGTCACCAGCCCAAGAAAATTGCATCAATCCAAGGAGCTGATGTTTTGGAAGTTACCTGTCCTGTGAGGTGTTCTTCCTCTCCGAGACGATCTGCTTATCATTGAACCTTCTGAACTCTCACGAAATGGGCTGAAATAGAACGACTAATGTtgctaaaattgaaatatatacctGGTGGAATACATACAGTTTTTGAATTAGTTACCTTAAAGCACATTTGGGTTTCATGCAGATGATTTCAATTCACTTGTCTTACACTACACTTCTAAATTTCAGTTGATATTCTTAATAGCACGcgcacacaaacaaacaaatattcattactgaCAAATTTCAAAGCTGTATtatcacagattgaccattttgacaactttttactttttgtcttggaataagccaattttgcgtaaatgtctaaAAACCgctgatataaaactgctgataaaagataaaatcgcagttttttttatcttttatgctcgataattgatgttttatggctaaaaacgtAACTAACGcttaacaaatgaaaatatcagcagttttccaaacaattgagattacttctattgtgtgttatcctatatgactgatttgaaaacactgacaccaaaatcagctgattctaagacaaaaaatgaaaaagttgtcaaagcggtcaatctgtgagagtgcagcttcaatcCAACCTTGGTGTGTGGTATGTATCATTGACGAGGGGCTGTATGTCTGGAGAGCTCAAGCCAGATGAACGTTCTTGTGACGCATCCCTTCTTAACAGCTGGGGTGTTTCCATAGATGATGAAGCTGCGAACACATATGTATGCAAacttgttaatatttgtttcattttgtgtatGCGTTTCGAAGTCAAAACCTCAAAAACTATGagttatgaaaaacaaataagtatgaaaataattaaagggcaaACACCTTAAAAAATCATGCTTCTTTTGCAATAATATAATCCATAATATCTGAACATcaattactgtgaaatcatttatatacatgGTCATGAAAATTTGCGGTTCTTCGAACAAGGACAATTCCAATGGTActtaaattcgtggattttcattattttaataaacaagagctgtcacagtatgtgacgaatgcccctgaatgtgacattgacctacgaatagagtcagtacatgaaaagttgatcttgcctttacatgtcaaatacatatggcaagttattttaaattgcctctgaacataaaaaataccacccatacttgacaacctacactgttatgtccttatattcagcattccattgtgaataaaccgttagtgtatctttcaccttagaggta contains:
- the LOC128242782 gene encoding uncharacterized protein LOC128242782: MSNKRQSIAQTPRTAIGEYLDVSRTHSQKVIRNRHEGLIRTPEPLPRPRHARVSSLRGERRRTSLSTSVDVEDTPRHLIEGFLQEEHSTAPLVRVQRRTSQTGVSTSQPPRLDVGSPRVGSRPGARRSIRRSGSGWQEGANMSMGFDNDTPRTLLQNFMRNTSSSMETPQLLRRDASQERSSGLSSPDIQPLVNDTYHTPSPFRESSEGSMISRSSRRGRTPHRTGKFNITAQEQNSSLVIPATNPNDYTVPSPFRSTSDSEDEEVIPDSQAIHSQTACSRRRGSFNLTVPESMLEHLRLQRSQQADRQSRGNRSDHHSGISLADQHSDQLDQYDGHQGGEEGFDRSRQEMFEEGNQYDDQMAYRNDNDDVDDDDERTEYTSRLENRESDHYVRQEMYDRDDGLEQYQDEEMDDDQSEPSGQYREKSGHDESESLREHRGDGLKILPEGGMYMLSMKVSESSMEEDYRNMSHVSASSRSDMSNIGMAEVENGTYVGRDESASRSCRSLSNMEMADAESGMYVDRDDGGNRSRRSLSNMEMTDAESRMYVGRDESASRSHRSVSNMEMTDAETGMYLNKDESTSRSYRSLSRSRDDLAASRSDISRRRQSSFSAVSPEVDTMTRHLSISVDLERSMKARDQERMGRYSEGHKSRFGSPSRSEKDLRLSDGHLHGKGSPFDMQRLNSSYEHQNQENQSRSASRSVGNRSSRDLNISSRSRHSSGESFSSSRNPHTSSRSFDGGPQTSSRDRFHAENMGHATLTDDMYQSPRSLLSGRRSPSIASTPRVQEDWESCSERGDGNSPLKAVTPSPVVSPRGASPASSSHRSQRSARMSRVSDGSRSGSVSGGSMMSSRSQQSQQSPRIRSQGGRTPLRSLTCHSRNPRRDQGPYKVKGQLQYF